In the genome of Massilibacillus massiliensis, one region contains:
- the sppA gene encoding signal peptide peptidase SppA: MRKKLIMVILSVVILVSVGILTFGNKTVSKQSVTTGNKIAVIYVEGAITGGRGTSSILSENGGTDNLIKQLHEASDDPSVQGIVLRINSPGGSSTATEEVGEEIKKIRAQGKPIVTSMGDVAASGGYWLAACTDKIYANPTTLTGSIGVYMPYSNWEELYKKIGIRQEKIKSGVHKDILSSDRPMTEEERVILQTMVDEIYQGFVEVVAEGRHMELETVKRLADGRVYTGKQAKELGLVDELGNLYDAIDGLSEMAGIQGKPKIKEYGKNNPLSMLMTTSDKAEILKALLETIPAENDVKSVVPMAIPAKW; this comes from the coding sequence ATGCGAAAGAAACTTATTATGGTGATATTAAGTGTAGTCATACTTGTGTCTGTGGGAATCCTGACGTTTGGAAATAAGACCGTAAGTAAGCAATCCGTTACAACAGGCAATAAAATTGCTGTGATTTATGTAGAGGGAGCGATTACCGGCGGACGTGGTACAAGCAGTATATTATCAGAGAATGGCGGAACGGATAATTTGATTAAACAGCTGCACGAGGCTAGTGATGATCCTTCTGTTCAGGGCATTGTACTTAGGATTAATAGTCCGGGCGGAAGTTCAACTGCAACCGAAGAAGTCGGTGAAGAAATTAAAAAAATTCGTGCGCAGGGGAAACCAATTGTCACTTCCATGGGAGATGTAGCCGCATCGGGTGGATACTGGCTGGCTGCTTGCACCGATAAAATTTATGCAAATCCGACCACCTTAACAGGCAGTATTGGTGTTTATATGCCATATTCTAATTGGGAAGAATTATATAAAAAAATTGGAATACGTCAGGAAAAAATTAAAAGCGGAGTTCACAAGGATATTCTATCGAGTGATCGTCCAATGACCGAGGAAGAACGTGTGATTTTACAGACCATGGTTGATGAAATTTACCAGGGATTTGTTGAAGTTGTTGCAGAAGGTCGGCATATGGAGCTTGAAACGGTGAAAAGACTTGCGGATGGTCGCGTTTATACTGGAAAACAGGCAAAAGAGCTTGGCTTAGTTGATGAACTTGGAAATTTATATGATGCCATTGATGGTTTGTCAGAAATGGCTGGCATACAAGGTAAACCGAAAATTAAGGAATATGGTAAAAACAATCCTCTTTCTATGTTAATGACGACAAGTG